The segment GGGGCCAGGAGACAGGCTCTCCCTGACCCAGCACCTGAGTGTCCACTCACAGGACACTCACCTGCAGAGGTGCCCTGAGCGCCGGTGTGGGTTAAGGGACTTTCTCCCCTCTGGAAACAGTCCTGAGAAGCTGAAGGTCTTGAGGGCCTCTCACCAAATGTCTTTGGGAGGTGGGAAGCCATCAAATGCAGGTGTGGCTTCCCTGGAACAGCTCTGTGTGGGGACAGGAGCCAAGTCCCCCAGCGCAGGCCTCTAACACCTTCAGTAGGGGCCACCTCTCTGGAGCCACAGGTGGCTGCCAACACCCTGTGGTTCCCAGCAGGCACCacccaggcaagagagagaacagGCCGGGGAACAATGGGCTGGCCTGGCTGCAAGCGCTGGGGCAGATCACAGACCAGATGGCCTAAACTCATGCCCTGGGGCCAGCTCTGACTCCCTGCAAGTGTGGCAAGAGTCCCTTTTGGACACCTTGAGAAGCTGCAGCTGGGAGAGGACCACCTGCCTGTCTGGACGTCCAGCCCAGGTGGCAGGGCCCAAGTGACCAGTCCCAGGCCGCAGCCCTTACCACTTGCCCTGGCTGCAGGGGCTCCCAGAAGCCACCAAGGGCCTGGCTCGGCCATGCCTGTCCgcatctgagcttcagtttcctcatctgctcaAGAAGGGGAGGGGAATACTGATTCAATTATGCAAACTCTGAGTGGCAAGATTAGGTGTGGCTGGGACAGCCAAGGCTCCCCAGGGTGGTGGCATCTCTGGAGCCTGGGGATGGGACCTGTCTCCCTTCCGGGCCCCCAGCTGGGCATGCACCCTCCCCAGTCCCTCCCTGCAACTCTTCCTCCATGCCAGCCCCTGGAAATATGGCCTTGTCGCAGGTCTCATGGCCCATAGGAGATGCTTTGGGCCCGGCGCCCACAGCCCCTCGCGGTGTGCACCCCCACTTCCCTTTCCCCACTGCTGGGACCCCTGCTCGAAATGTCCCTCCTCTCCCCAGAAAGGAGGGGAGCAGCTCTTGCCTTCTGCCCTGAGGGCGGAGCTCTCTTTGGAGTCTCAATTGCAGCCCCTGAGAGAGTGAGAAGGGTCAGGTTCAGACCCTGCACCATTCCCTACCAGGCCTCAAATGAGAGTCTTGGCAGCCATATCCCCCACCCCAGTCCAGGCAAGCAAGAGGGGTTCTTCTGCAGGCTTCAGGGCCCCCAGAAGGTGCACTGTCCACAGACACCCTGGGGAGCCAAGAGAGGTCGAGGGCTCCAGCTACCGTGGCCCTCTGAGGACCCCGGCCTGTGGGATAGAGGACTTGGTGGCTGAAGGGCAGTCGTGCCCAGGGGACTTCTCCTGACCCTTCAGGGCTGAGCGGATGCAGCCTTTTGCCTCTTCTCGCTGCATTCTAGCCCGTCAGTCAGGGCAACAGCCAGATGGTCTGTGCTGAGATTCATCCCATCCCCACAGGCCCTGTGGCTTTCTACTGTGTCCATGTGGTGGCCTGTGCAGTTCCTGGCCAGCGTTCTCCTGGGGATGCTGCTGTCTAATGGGCTGcaggagaaacagagacaggCCCTGCCCATGGGGCAGCGAGTCCAGCACCCACTGGTCCAGGCCCTCAGCATCCTCTCCTCCAGATGCCCAAGAGAGCTGCTCCATGCGCTGTGGCACCCTGGGCGGGCCGTGTTCCTGCCACCCGATGTGCTCTGGCCTTGGTACCTGCTGCTTGGATTTCCGGGACTTCTGCCTGGAGACATTGCCCTACTCAGGCTCCATGATGGGCGGCAAGGACTTTGTGGTGCGGCACTTCAAGATGTCCAGCCCCACAGACTCCAGTGTGATCTGCaggttgggaggcccaggaggccgGGCACCGGGGCCCCACGCCCCCATCCCTGTGCATGCTGAGGGCTCAGACCCACTGACTGGCTGAGCGGAGCCCCTTGGACCCAGTACAGGCAGGAGGGCACAGGGACAGCTGGCTGGATGGGTTCCCCAGGGAGGTTGGGGGCCCAGACTGTCGAGAGGCTCAGCCGGCAATGGCCCAGCCCCTCctaccaccaccacgcccacagGTTTGCATGCCACAGGAGAGCATCCAGACCCTCAGCCATGTGGACTCCTCGGGGCAAGTGCACTTCGTGTCGCCCCTGCTCTATGAGAGCGGCCGCATCCCCTTCACCATCTCACTGGACGACGGCCACTCCTTCCCTCACACGGGCACCTGGCTGGCCGGTGAGCCCTCAGCCCTCCTCCCTGCCCACAGCCTGTCCCCACGGGGACTTTCCCCAGCGTTATCTATGCACACCGAGACTTGGCCCGTCTGTGCCCTGCTGCTCTGGCTGAACCAGTCCCTTGGGAGGCCTGCCCGCCTGGGAGAGTTCCTTCAGCTCCTTTCCACTCCCTGGCATCCAGACAGCGGTCCCAGCCCAGAGTGAGTGGGAGCTGCAGGGGTCCCTAGAGAGGTGGGCCAGTGCCTATCCACTGAGCTCCACCACGACAGGGCAGGGGAGAAGCCAGGTGGAGGCTAGAGGCGTGGGCAGTGGAGGGAGGGCAGGCCCCTGCCTCTCCGGCCTCGGCGTCCTTTTCTGCTGTGAGGGCCGGAGAGACCATCACCCAGCTGCTGCCATGCATTGGCCCTGGAGGCTCCCACAGCCCTTGAAGCCTCAGGGCCTCCTCCCTGCACCCCCTGGGCCCAGgccctcactcacccctcaccTCCCCTGCCCAGTGCACCCCAACAAAGTGTCGATGATAGAGAAGAGCGAGTTGGTGAATGAGATGCTTTGGCAATACCACGGCACCGCCGACACCTCAGGCAACCTCAGCCTGACCTGGCACGTCGAGGCGCTGCTCACGCAGACCGTCACCATTGAGCTGTGGGGCTACGAGGAGACAGGTGAGGCCAGCTGAGGGCTAGGGTGGCATCCAGAGCTTTGGGCCCCCAGATATGGGAGAAAGGGAGTCCCGGCtgtgtgggaggaggaggggagcttccaggtggggctgaggagggaagggaaTTCCAGATGGAGATTGGGGATTCAGATGGAGGGAAGTGCAGCCCAGGGGGGTCAGGCAGGTGGGAGAGGGCAGCTGCATGGGGCCTGGCTCCCGGGGAGGAGGCTCATGAGGAACCCCTGCACAGCTGGCATGGCCCTGGGCCTGGCTTCCAGCAGGGACAGGGATCCTGGAGTGTGGCAGGAGGTGGTGGTCACCCAAGCCAGGGTCCCTGCTAGAACAGACCCTCCTAAGGGGACCGCCTGGTGGTCCGTCCACACATCTGTCAGGCTGCTGTAGGTGTCAAGGCCTGGGGCCAGGCCTCGAAGGAGCCCCAGGGCTAACCAGGCCTCCTCTCCCTCAGGAATGCCCTACTCACAGGAGTGGACTGCAAAGTGGTCGCACCTGTACCCCCTGGCCACACACATCCCCAACTCCGGCTCTTTCACCTTCACCCCAAAACCTGCTCCTCCCAGCTACCAGAGATGGCGAGTGGGTGCACTTCGGATCATCGACAGCAAAAATTACGCAGGGCAGGCTGgttacggtggctcacgcctgtaatcccagcagtttgggaggctgaagcgggtggattacctgaggtcaggagttcaagaccagcctggccaacatggtgaaaccctgtctctactaaaaatacaaaaattagctggacctggtggcacacacctgtaatcccagctactcgggaggctgaggcaggagaattgcttgagccccagaggcagaggttgcagtgagctgagatcgtgcctctgcactccagcctggctgacagagcaagactctgtctcaaaaaaaaaaaataaataaatacgcaGGGCAGAAGTAAGAAGGCGTGGAGGTGCAGGTGATGGGTGGAGGACCCGGCCGCCTGCAGCCCATTGTGCTTGCCTGGGCAGCCTAGGCCAGGGGTGGGAAGAGTGGGGCGACCATGGGGTGGTGTGGCCTGGCCTAGCTCCAGCATCATTGCCTCCACAGGGACGTGCAGGCACGCTGGACAAATGACCATGCGCTGGCTTGGCACCTGAGCGATGACTTCCTAGAGGACCTTGTGGCCTAGGCACATACTCAGTGCCAGGCCTGGGAAGAGCTGGAGGAGCAGCTGCCCAGCTTCCTGGAGGAGCTGCCGGATTGCCCCTGCACCCTGACCCAGGCCCAGGCTGACTCCGGCCACTTCTTCCTGAGCCTCCCATCAGGGCCCAGGAGAGGGGATGAGGGGGTAGCCTCCCCACTGAGGACAGCACCAGGGGAGGCAGACAGAGGTGTCctggagggtggggctggggtctCAGGGCCCCTGCAGGGTTGGCCTCAGGAAGGTAATGGCAGAACCCAAGGCCACTGGGTGATGGCCACCTGCTGCTCTGCAGACGGACTGCGGCTGTGACATGGAGCAGGGCAGCGTGTGCCCCTACCACCCTGGGGGCCATGCACTGTGTGCGCTCTGTGCAGGCCAGGTGAGCCCCCAGGCCGGGGCCGGGGTGGGtattggtggtgggggtgggctcCCAACAGTGGCCTGGCCCTGACTCACTGGCTCCAGCAGCCCCCTTTACAGCTGGGGTCAGCAGTGCTGCTACACAGCAGACGGGATACAGCTCTTGACGGCTgactccagcagcagcagcactccCAACATTGGCCATGACTGGGGCGCACCCCTGTTCCGCACGCCACCCCGAGTGCCCAGCATGTCCCACTGGCTCTACGATGTTCTCAGCTTCTATTACTGCTGCCTCTGGGCACCCGGCTGCCCCCGCTACATGCAATGGCAGCCCTCCAATGACTGCTGCAACTACCGGCCCCCGCGACTGGGTGGGTGCCATCCTGTGCCCCAGACTCTGGGAAAAATCGGGCTGGGCTGGGGTGCACCCCACGTGACCCTCcactctcaccccagcctccgcCTTTGGAGACCTACATTTTGTGACCTTCGATGGCACCAACTTCACATTCAATGGGCGCGGAGAGTACGTGCTGCTGGAGGCAGCGCTGACCGACCTGAGGGTGCAGGTGCGGGCCCAGCCCGGGACGATGTCCAACGGTGAGGCCAGGGCTACAGGCTGCTCTGGGTGTCATGGGGTAGATCCAGGGTGGGAGGCTGGAGCAAGTGGCGCTCGTTCTGCTCCCACCACCACAGGCACGGAGACCCACGGCACTGGGCTGACCACAGTGGCCATCCAGGAGGGCAACTCAGACGTGGTGGAGGTCAGGCTGGCCAACAGGACCAGAGGTCTGGAGGTGCTGCTGAACCAGGAGGTGCTGAGCTTCACCGAGCAGAGCTGGATGGACCCGAAGGGTGAGCAGTCCAGCCACGAGAGGCTGCGGGCTGCCCTCACCTCCTCCCCATTCCTGCGGGGAGACTGAAGGGAAGCCCTGGGCCTTCATGCCTCTCCCAGCCCTGGCTAGAGGCCTGGGTGGCGTCCGGGACTCAGATGCAAAGACAGAGGCCACTCTGGGCTCAGAGGGCTCCGGCATGGCACAGCACAGCTGGGCGGGTGAATCCGTCCCCTGCAAACTGCTGTCCTAGGCCAGAAATTGCTGGGGCCCAGCCAGAGGTCCGACCTCAGGCCTTCACACCCACCGAGGTGCCCACATCATACCCACCTGGTCAAAAGCTGAGAGGCCGGGACGGTGGGACATGTCCTCCCTATGGAGGATCCCGGGAGCCGTCTGGAGGGAACTCACCCTGGTAACGTTCACTGCTGGCCTGCACAGAGCCACTCCTGTGCTCCTGTCACTCCCTCAGTCCTCAAAAGCCACTGCAAGGTCACCAGCCCTGCACGGTTAAGGATGCCCCTGGCAAGCGGTAGCTCCTGCATCCGAACCCCTTGCCTCAGGGAACTGAGTGAATGAAATGATTCCTGGTTGGGATGGGTGGGGACCTGGGAGGGGCCTGTCAGCACTGAGGGTGCAAGGACCCTCGGGATGTGCCCAGGCAGGTGTGGCTGCTGCAGCCAAGGCCAGAGGGACCCACACGTGCATCTCAACATGGGGGGTTCACCGCAGGGGCTGcatccaggt is part of the Symphalangus syndactylus isolate Jambi chromosome 18, NHGRI_mSymSyn1-v2.1_pri, whole genome shotgun sequence genome and harbors:
- the SUSD2 gene encoding LOW QUALITY PROTEIN: sushi domain-containing protein 2 (The sequence of the model RefSeq protein was modified relative to this genomic sequence to represent the inferred CDS: deleted 1 base in 1 codon; substituted 1 base at 1 genomic stop codon) codes for the protein MIEKSELVNEMLWQYHGTADTSGNLSLTWHVEALLTQTVTIELWGYEETGMPYSQEWTAKWSHLYPLATHIPNSGSFTFTPKPAPPSYQRWRVGALRIIDSKNYAGQKDVQARWTNDHALAWHLSDDFLEDLVAXAHTQCQAWEELEEQLPSFLEELPDCPCTLTQAQADSGHFFTDCGCDMEQGSVCPYHPGAMHCVRSVQASPLYSWGQQCCYTADGIQLLTADSSSSSTPNIGHDWGAPLFRTPPRVPSMSHWLYDVLSFYYCCLWAPGCPRYMQWQPSNDCCNYRPPRLASAFGDLHFVTFDGTNFTFNGRGEYVLLEAALTDLRVQVRAQPGTMSNGTETHGTGLTTVAIQEGNSDVVEVRLANRTRGLEVLLNQEVLSFTEQSWMDPKGMFLSVAAGDRVSIMLASGAGLEVSVQGPFLSVSVLLPEKFLTHTHGLLGTLNNDPTDDFTLRSGRVLPPGTSPGELFQFGADWAVHNASSLFTYDSWFLVHNFLHQPKHDPTFEPLFPGETTINPSLAQEAAKLRGDDHFCNFDVAATGSLSTGNATRVAHQLHQHHMRILQPVVSCGWLAPPPNGQKEGNRYLAGSTIYFHCDNGYSLAGAETSTCQAEGTWSSPIPKCQPGRSYAVLLGIIFGGLPVVAVVALVYVLLRRRKGNIAVSSRAGDGGFCPGG